Part of the Ignatzschineria larvae DSM 13226 genome, GCATTATCAATGTGATCGGCATTGGTTTTATTATCTAAATTCATTCTACTATTCCTACTAGAGTTTGAGTATCCTCTCGCGACATTCGAGGGAATAAGCGGTTTTAGTGTAAACAATCAATATGACAGAATGATGACAAAACAAGCATCTTATCTCTATCAAAACTCTTCTCTTCTGCCATCTTGATTGCTTTATATCTGTTTTTCCTGAGCTATTAATCGTTTTTCGTATTGGACTTAAAGAAGACCCGAACGATAATATTGAGTAACAAGATCGCCATTGTGATAAAGAATACCCCTGACCACGCAAGTGCTTGCAAGTTACTATCTGGCGTCATTGCAAAGTTGTAGATTGTAACCGGCAAACTTGCCATTGGCTCCATCACATTCGTACTCCAGAATTGATTAGAGAGCGTCGTGAAGAGTAACGGTGCGGTTTCCCCTGAAATTCGAGCAATCGCTAATAGAATCCCTGTAACAATTCCTGATAGAGATGATTTCAAGGTAATCCGTAGAATAATCTTCCATTTAGGTGTTCCAAGGGCATACGCGGCTTCCCGAAGTGTATTCGGTACGAGCAGTAACATATTCTCTGTAGTACGAATCACAATAGGGATCTGAATCAGAGCCAAAGCAATAATCCCGGCAAGTGCTGAATAGTGCCCCATTCGAACGACCACAACAGTATAGACAAAGAGACCAATCACGATAGAGGGTGCTGATAAGAGGATATCGTTGATAAAACGAATAACCGCTGAGAGCTTCCCTTCGGCATTATATTCTGCCAGATAGATCCCGGCCAAAATACCTAAAGGTGTCCCGATAACAGTTGCCCAAAGGATTAAAATTCCACTGCCCACAATCGCATTGAGTAAACCGCCCCCCTCACTATTCGGGGGTGGTGTCATTTCGGTGAAGAATTGCAGAGAGATGCCCCCCATTCCTTTTGTCGCTGTCGTCCATAAAATCCAGATTAACCAGAAGAGACCAAAAGCCATTGCAATGAGCGATAAGGTAATGGCGAATTTATTGATATATTTCCGGCGTTGCTGCTTTTTCTTGCGTGCTTCAATCACAGCAGTGCGTTCTGCTTGCGTCA contains:
- the pstA gene encoding phosphate ABC transporter permease PstA — protein: MSSSNNIRQATMTQAERTAVIEARKKKQQRRKYINKFAITLSLIAMAFGLFWLIWILWTTATKGMGGISLQFFTEMTPPPNSEGGGLLNAIVGSGILILWATVIGTPLGILAGIYLAEYNAEGKLSAVIRFINDILLSAPSIVIGLFVYTVVVVRMGHYSALAGIIALALIQIPIVIRTTENMLLLVPNTLREAAYALGTPKWKIILRITLKSSLSGIVTGILLAIARISGETAPLLFTTLSNQFWSTNVMEPMASLPVTIYNFAMTPDSNLQALAWSGVFFITMAILLLNIIVRVFFKSNTKND